The following coding sequences lie in one Musa acuminata AAA Group cultivar baxijiao chromosome BXJ1-8, Cavendish_Baxijiao_AAA, whole genome shotgun sequence genomic window:
- the LOC135589140 gene encoding beta-1,4-xylosyltransferase IRX9-like, with amino-acid sequence MGSSDRSKKRTHLWKKALLHFALCFVTGFFTGFAPTSTASLFSRHDASIRPATADSFNRSLMAEIPAETPAASERLGPATADSSVNRSLMVETPAETPAASERLERGSERQLIVVTTTQSGDRLQGPLLRRLADTLKLVPPPLLWVVVQARAAAPETAEVLRRTGVVYRHLTFDANFTDPAAEADHQRNVALNHIEYHRLTGIVHFAGASNVYDLRFFQEMRQIEGFGAWPVALVSANRKRVVVEGPICNSSKVVGWLFRDLASDKIGLGSLLTDADMKAKPPRINISGFAFNSSILWDPERWGRATSVPDTSQDSIKFVREVLLEDETKLKGIPADCSKIMLWHLYIPRATNLPSHHQIQNASR; translated from the exons ATGGGCTCCTCGGATCGATCCAAGAAGAGAACCCACCTATGGAAGAAGGCGCTCCTCCACTTCGCCTTGTGCTTCGTGACCGGCTTCTTCACCGGCTTCGCCCCGACCAGCACCGCCTCCCTCTTCTCCCGCCACGACGCCTCCATTCGGCCTGCGACCGCTGACTCCTTCAACCGGAGCCTGATGGCCGAAATACCCGCCGAGACGCCTGCCGCGAGCGAGCGGCTCGGACCTGCGACCGCTGACTCCTCTGTCAACCGGAGCCTGATGGTCGAGACACCCGCCGAGACGCCGGCCGCGAGCGAGCGGCTCGAGCGAGGGTCCGAGAGGCAGCTGATCGTGGTCACCACGACCCAGTCCGGCGACCGCCTGCAGGGGCCGCTCCTGAGGAGGCTGGCCGACACGTTAAAGCTGGTGCCGCCACCGCTGCTCTGGGTCGTCGTCCAGGCCCGCGCCGCCGCGCCCGAGACCGCCGAGGTGCTGAGGAGGACCGGCGTCGTGTACAGGCACTTGACCTTCGACGCGAACTTCACCGACCCGGCGGCGGAGGCCGACCACCAGAGGAACGTGGCCCTGAACCACATTGAGTATCACCGGCTCACCGGGATCGTCCACTTCGCAGGCGCCTCCAACGTCTACGATCTCCGGTTCTTCCAGGAGATGAGACAGATCGA GGGATTTGGGGCATGGCCAGTGGCGCTGGTATCAGCAAACAGGAAGAGAGTGGTGGTGGAGGGGCCGATCTGCAACTCCTCCAAGGTCGTGGGGTGGCTCTTCAGGGACTTGGCTAGTGACAAGATTGGTCTCGGTAGTCTCCTGACTGATGCTGACATGAAAGCGAAGCCTCCAAGGATCAACATCTCAGGCTTTGCCTTCAACAGCTCCATACTGTGGGATCCTGAGAGATGGGGCCGAGCCACCTCTGTGCCGGACACATCCCAG GACTCGATCAAATTCGTCCGAGAGGTGCTACTAGAAGATGAGACCAAGTTGAAGGGCATTCCTGCTGATTGCTCCAAGATCATGCTGTGGCATCTCTACATTCCAAGAGCCACCAATCTGCCCTCCCACCACCAAATCCAGAATGCaagcagatga
- the LOC103995430 gene encoding PWWP domain-containing protein 5 isoform X1 gives MPDPSSAVSAPVAATEPEKPTPEAVATAFEVAIDLEAESTNGEGAADKDAAQSLAIEVTGARNGIGGSGRAVDVDAEVAAKVGAREMLTEENVDMTDVGEAKVVMEVGAEDAEVELLDEKVADKGHVLTAECGAESDADVGGVGDHNVHVQEQEPPQRRKRGRPRRATIEDGLHARYLHPFQDEKKDGFTVSDLVWGKVRSHPWWPGQIFDEADASATALNAQKEGRFLVVYFGEKTFAWCDKSHLKPFQTCFTHLEKKGSPDAFGTAVNDALGEVSRIIELGMTCGCLSDEAYAMLKDRKFQNAGVREGTYGSSVDKSWIMNSFEPKKLIDYVQILAMSPCSGADRLDLVIAKAHLKAFRRSNGHLEPCVFVLGQGLENDDVSSPAMARNHGEDNVDLSALDSPDSGSWKQKPWDSWGKSRKKFVLEDRRKKRSLSELMGVKSFTCNADGFRSGSGTRESLGSSGRRQKVDNSCPAVSGKGKMKKLNSLRDLTTQSSNQTKQLKVRGRNGWVRGERLQSPTMIKKSLADWKHRSAVPDYPNVQVRSPKVKEGDLTDSSPCEMLSHLCLAARNPLETYSFLDTTVRFFTKFIDWLVSSSSENKRLPDVIGGKQSRRRLSRIKKVSSDLATPDYIQDSYWSDIIICNNFDEEHGSEGRKRTGRSRAKRPKKKKRKKRKEQPKLFFSSVSMPKAEQYL, from the coding sequence ATGCCTGATCCCTCCTCCGCTGTCTCCGCCCCAGTTGCTGCGACCGAGCCCGAGAAGCCTACGCCGGAAGCCGTCGCGACAGCCTTTGAGGTGGCCATCGATCTGGAAGCGGaatcaacaaatggagaaggcgcAGCAGACAAAGATGCGGCGCAGAGCTTGGCGATCGAGGTTACAGGAGCGCGAAATGGAATTGGAGGCTCGGGTCGTGCAGTTGACGTTGATGCGGAAGTTGCTGCAAAGGTGGGAGCACGAGAGATGTTAACGGAAGAGAATGTCGATATGACCGATGTGGGCGAGGCGAAGGTTGTCATGGAAGTCGGAGCAGAGGATGCAGAGGTCGAGCTGCTCGATGAAAAGGTGGCGGATAAAGGTCACGTTCTTACTGCTGAGTGTGGTGCGGAGTCCGATGCGGATGTAGGTGGTGTCGGAGACCACAATGTACATGTACAGGAACAAGAACCACCCCAAAGGAGGAAGAGAGGGCGGCCGCGGCGTGCTACCATAGAGGATGGTCTACATGCTAGGTATttgcatccctttcaagatgAGAAGAAGGATGGATTCACGGTCTCGGACTTGGTGTGGGGTAAGGTGAGGAGCCACCCTTGGTGGCCCGGGCAGATATTTGATGAGGCGGATGCATCGGCAACGGCGTTGAATGCTCAGAAGGAGGGCCGCTTTCTGGTAGTCTACTTTGGCGAGAAAACTTTTGCTTGGTGCGATAAGTCCCACTTGAAGCCCTTCCAGACATGCTTCACACATTTGGAGAAGAAGGGTAGCCCAGATGCATTTGGTACTGCGGTAAATGATGCACTAGGAGAGGTTTCTAGGATTATAGAGCTGGGAATGACATGCGGTTGTTTAAGTGACGAAGCTTATGCTATGCTTAAGGACAGAAAGTTTCAGAATGCTGGGGTTCGGGAAGGGACATATGGTTCTTCTGTTGACAAATCTTGGATCATGAACTCTTTTGAACCCAAGAAATTAATTGACTATGTGCAGATTTTAGCTATGTCCCCATGTAGTGGAGCTGATCGCTTGGATCTGGTTATAGCAAAAGCTCATCTGAAAGCGTTTCGGCGATCAAATGGGCATCTGGAACCTTGTGTATTTGTCCTGGGTCAAGGGCTAGAGAATGATGATGTGAGTTCACCAGCTATGGCAAGAAATCATGGTGAGgacaatgttgatttgtccgCTTTAGATTCACCAGATTCTGGTTCTTGGAAGCAGAAGCCATGGGACAGTTGGGGAAAATCTAGGAAGAAATTTGTTTTGGAGGACCGTAGGAAAAAGAGGAGCTTGTCTGAGCTAATGGGTGTGAAAAGCTTTACTTGTAATGCAGATGGTTTTAGAAGTGGGTCTGGAACAAGAGAGTCTTTGGGCTCATCAGGTAGGAGACAAAAGGTTGATAATTCTTGTCCTGCTGTCTCAGGAAAGGGTAAGATGAAAAAGCTCAACTCTCTTAGGGATCTGACAACACAGTCTTCAAATCAAACTAAACAGCTCAAGGTTCGAGGACGCAATGGATGGGTCAGAGGAGAGAGACTTCAATCACCCACTATGATAAAAAAGAGTCTAGCCGACTGGAAACATAGAAGTGCTGTTCCTGATTATCCTAATGTGCAAGTGAGGAGCCCAAAAGTAAAAGAAGGTGACTTAACGGACTCCTCCCCTTGTGAAATGCTCTCACATCTGTGCTTAGCTGCAAGGAATCCTCTTGAAACATATAGTTTCCTGGATACAACTGTCAGGTTCTTCACTAAATTCATTGATTGGCTGGTTTCTAGTTCTTCCGAGAATAAGAGATTGCCAGATGTCATTGGTGGTAAACAGAGTAGGAGAAGGTTGTCAAGAATTAAGAAAGTCTCTTCGGATTTGGCTACACCTGACTACATTCAAGACTCATATTGGTCCGATATTATTATTTGCAACAACTTTGATGAAGAACATGGATCTGAGGGTCGAAAAAGAACTGGACGATCGCGGGCAAAgagaccgaagaagaagaagaggaagaagcgcAAAGAGCAACCAAAATTATTCTTTTCATCAGTCTCTATGCCAAAGGCTGAACAATATCTGTAG